One Vibrio pomeroyi genomic region harbors:
- a CDS encoding DUF1971 domain-containing protein — protein sequence MSHLRIPSHWKIQRSTPFFTKDNIPAALLNHHNTAEGVFGQICVMEGTVTFYGFADAEATEPENVITIEAGQFATSPPQYWHRVELSDDAQFNINFWSEKETKKMFNTRK from the coding sequence ATGAGTCATTTACGTATTCCGTCACACTGGAAAATTCAACGTTCAACACCGTTTTTCACCAAAGACAATATACCAGCAGCACTCCTTAACCATCACAATACGGCAGAAGGTGTATTCGGCCAGATCTGCGTAATGGAAGGCACAGTGACCTTCTATGGTTTTGCTGATGCAGAAGCAACAGAACCAGAAAATGTTATCACGATTGAAGCCGGGCAATTTGCCACTAGTCCACCTCAATATTGGCATCGAGTAGAGCTGAGTGACGACGCACAATTCAACATTAACTTCTGGTCAGAAAAAGAAACCAAGAAGATGTTCAACACTCGCAAGTAA
- a CDS encoding sensor domain-containing diguanylate cyclase — MLYLAAAQLEIVETAATNQSSSNIRIASSTIRSNIEAVFGKLYFLETSLGLPQASSFDDKKFRELSDNILKRTPNFSDIIRYQPQFQNYISTRGLPLSNEQISAIQWHSIDSVVEDFYISSVYQKADGRWVFAVKHTAERLNEEIWIEFDLLHTTQGLRDLKTLNHGYVFVVDRATERLVFHPDPKRIGSKSISYHAGISHQLSLGETVGKHEYYYQDNFKISVFDADNSLNWVFIAGTDRHDILTSSHQFTLTGVVLGSLLLLWIGANYLAYRLNVSLSRLNKVEDLASFKRKLKSILDSFTYHKGIQFCLYQPESHSFSTIDYHGNKSTVYCDDALAERFAPNTMAYRSGKYADPLARKLKIHQRHYCIPLYSRKQLIAVIYLNANLPISQSILRMIRDYTEVSLSNLLLQHQLSSKDLMTQLDNKSSFNIAVENYANKPDTYVALLDIDNFDHVNRAYGEAVGDKMIKLTAEALRSYFPKPKGLCLARIGGKEFAVLFKANDAKDAKFQLDQCRLGVAEKTIVTPDITLSLGVSVGFSHIEGERDSALALAEQAKLIAQQLGKNRVEGHIRAVAKAS, encoded by the coding sequence ATGCTTTACCTAGCAGCAGCTCAATTAGAAATTGTAGAGACTGCAGCAACCAACCAATCATCATCAAATATCCGCATTGCTAGCTCCACTATTCGTTCCAACATCGAAGCGGTATTTGGCAAGCTTTACTTCCTAGAAACCAGCCTAGGCTTACCTCAAGCCAGCAGCTTTGATGACAAAAAATTTCGCGAACTCAGCGATAACATTCTAAAAAGAACGCCTAACTTCTCCGATATCATTCGATACCAACCTCAATTTCAAAACTACATTTCCACTCGAGGTTTGCCTCTATCAAATGAACAGATATCAGCAATTCAATGGCATTCAATAGACAGTGTTGTTGAAGATTTCTATATCTCTTCCGTTTACCAAAAGGCAGATGGTCGTTGGGTGTTCGCCGTTAAGCACACTGCCGAAAGGTTGAACGAGGAAATATGGATTGAGTTTGATCTTCTACACACCACGCAAGGCTTAAGAGATTTAAAAACCCTTAACCATGGTTATGTGTTCGTAGTGGATAGAGCGACAGAGCGATTGGTTTTTCACCCTGATCCGAAACGTATCGGCTCTAAGTCCATCAGCTATCATGCAGGAATCAGTCATCAACTCTCACTCGGTGAAACCGTCGGTAAACACGAATACTACTATCAAGATAACTTCAAAATATCGGTATTTGACGCAGACAACAGCTTGAACTGGGTATTCATCGCAGGCACTGATCGCCATGACATCCTCACCAGTTCGCACCAATTTACGTTAACGGGCGTGGTGCTTGGCTCATTGCTTCTGTTGTGGATTGGCGCAAACTATCTGGCTTACCGTTTAAACGTCTCTTTGTCTCGACTGAATAAAGTGGAAGATCTTGCTAGCTTTAAGCGTAAATTGAAATCCATCTTGGATAGCTTTACCTATCATAAAGGCATCCAATTCTGTCTGTATCAACCTGAGAGCCACTCATTCAGTACCATCGACTACCACGGAAACAAGTCAACGGTGTATTGTGATGATGCCTTAGCGGAGCGCTTTGCTCCGAACACCATGGCTTACAGAAGCGGAAAGTACGCCGATCCATTGGCACGTAAACTCAAAATACATCAACGTCATTACTGTATTCCTTTGTACTCTCGTAAACAGTTGATCGCGGTGATTTACCTAAACGCCAACTTACCGATCAGCCAGAGCATTCTAAGAATGATCAGAGATTACACCGAAGTCTCATTATCTAATTTACTACTTCAACATCAATTGAGCAGCAAGGACCTGATGACACAGTTAGACAACAAAAGCAGCTTCAACATTGCGGTCGAGAATTACGCAAACAAGCCTGACACCTATGTGGCTCTGCTTGATATCGATAACTTTGACCATGTAAACCGAGCTTACGGTGAAGCGGTTGGTGACAAGATGATCAAGCTGACTGCAGAAGCGCTGCGTTCTTACTTCCCTAAACCAAAAGGACTTTGTTTAGCTCGCATTGGAGGTAAAGAGTTTGCCGTCTTGTTCAAAGCGAATGATGCCAAAGATGCAAAATTCCAACTGGATCAGTGCCGACTTGGTGTTGCGGAGAAAACCATTGTGACCCCAGACATCACATTGTCGTTGGGTGTCAGTGTCGGGTTCTCGCACATAGAAGGCGAACGTGATTCTGCTTTGGCACTCGCGGAACAAGCCAAGCTGATTGCGCAGCAGCTTGGTAAAAATCGAGTGGAAGGTCACATCAGAGCTGTCGCTAAAGCATCATAG
- a CDS encoding ferredoxin--NADP reductase: MTDIPHGLVTGKVLHKTEWTEQLFSLQVSAPVSPYQAGQFTKLGLLNSEDEFVRRAYSMVNAPEHEQGHQHLEFLIIKDQNGQLSPQLHELKVGDDILVGKDPSGFMTLDEIPEIADDLWMLSTGTAVGPFISMLESMQIQQLNGLASEKAASFNNLVLVHAVRTEQDLTYRDRITQLVDHFQGKLKYVPIISRESVTGALRGRIPSLLLGGDLEQAASVAFNQTCSFFYLCGNPQMVRDTSEALTSLGFEKHLRRKPGQFSSENYW, from the coding sequence ATGACAGATATTCCCCATGGTTTGGTAACCGGAAAAGTCCTACACAAGACAGAATGGACAGAGCAATTGTTCTCACTCCAAGTCAGTGCTCCTGTCTCCCCCTATCAGGCAGGTCAGTTTACTAAGCTCGGTCTACTAAACAGCGAAGATGAGTTCGTGAGACGTGCTTATTCCATGGTTAATGCGCCGGAACACGAGCAAGGTCATCAGCATCTAGAGTTTTTGATTATTAAGGATCAAAACGGTCAGCTCTCTCCTCAGCTTCATGAATTGAAGGTAGGCGATGACATATTGGTCGGCAAAGACCCAAGCGGCTTCATGACATTGGATGAGATCCCAGAGATCGCCGACGATCTATGGATGCTTTCAACCGGAACCGCGGTGGGCCCATTTATCTCAATGCTCGAAAGCATGCAGATCCAACAACTGAATGGACTGGCTTCCGAAAAAGCAGCCTCATTCAACAACCTTGTATTGGTTCATGCCGTAAGAACAGAACAAGACCTGACTTATCGAGACCGTATCACTCAACTCGTCGATCACTTTCAAGGGAAACTTAAATATGTGCCAATTATTTCTAGAGAATCAGTCACCGGAGCTTTGCGCGGACGAATCCCAAGCTTGTTACTTGGAGGCGACCTTGAGCAAGCCGCGTCTGTCGCTTTCAATCAAACCTGCAGCTTCTTCTACCTTTGCGGCAATCCGCAAATGGTTCGTGACACAAGTGAAGCACTAACCAGCTTAGGTTTCGAAAAGCACTTACGTAGAAAGCCTGGTCAATTCAGTAGTGAGAATTATTGGTAA
- a CDS encoding tRNA (adenine(22)-N(1))-methyltransferase, protein MKLSNRLQTLHSLVSNDYQHIWDCCCDHGFLGVQLLSDNKAPHIHFVDIVPSLMNELEGKLTRYFPQDETLEQKVTSQWQVYCLDVATIPLEKHTGRHLVIIAGVGGDLTQKLVDDIHRQHPDKAIDFLLCPVHQQFELRSHLKSLNFGLIDEVLIEENHRYYEILLVSNNSGEAEKSRAVREISNVGDKIWTPSCDEQMTVSQQYKAKTLQHYLRIHQGQEKQGKPSEVKHIIDAYQAI, encoded by the coding sequence ATGAAGCTAAGTAACCGACTGCAAACTCTCCACTCTCTTGTCAGTAATGACTACCAACATATTTGGGACTGTTGCTGTGATCATGGCTTCTTGGGTGTTCAATTGTTGTCGGATAACAAAGCCCCTCATATTCACTTTGTCGATATTGTCCCGTCTCTGATGAATGAACTGGAAGGCAAGCTAACGCGTTACTTTCCCCAAGATGAAACGTTAGAGCAAAAGGTCACTAGCCAATGGCAAGTCTACTGCCTAGATGTCGCAACTATTCCATTGGAAAAGCACACTGGCAGACACTTGGTTATCATAGCGGGTGTGGGTGGGGATCTAACTCAGAAACTAGTCGATGATATTCACCGTCAACACCCAGACAAAGCGATCGATTTCTTGCTGTGCCCTGTGCATCAGCAATTCGAACTAAGAAGTCATTTAAAGTCGCTCAATTTCGGCCTTATTGATGAAGTGTTGATTGAAGAGAACCACCGCTACTACGAAATTTTATTGGTCAGCAATAACTCAGGCGAAGCTGAAAAGAGCCGAGCTGTTCGTGAGATTTCAAACGTGGGTGACAAGATCTGGACACCGAGTTGTGATGAACAAATGACGGTATCTCAGCAGTACAAAGCCAAAACACTGCAGCACTACTTACGTATTCATCAAGGCCAAGAGAAACAAGGTAAGCCTAGTGAAGTGAAACACATCATCGATGCGTACCAAGCCATTTAA
- a CDS encoding patatin-like phospholipase family protein: MSKSALIVEGGAMRGIFAAGVLDAFMEDDFRPYDFAIGVSAGVSNLVGYLSQAPKRSYNVITTMATDKTFFNPARFAKGGNLVDVKWLWNESNQRYPLDCGEMFSSIPLIAAVTNVDTGSADYYHIKPENLSNVVEATTALPIAYRETPCFSGGCYTDGGVADSIPVREAYRRGARDITVILSHPLSYRMKPQKYQWMLKKLLKKFPNIAESMAVRAENYNQSLEFIRNPPKDATIKVIAPPETFAVKRLTMDQSILDTGYEMGVKAGEEHLAIRKGTYGLDIEDCHFCI; the protein is encoded by the coding sequence ATGAGTAAAAGCGCATTAATCGTTGAAGGTGGGGCAATGAGAGGCATCTTCGCAGCCGGAGTGTTGGACGCCTTTATGGAAGATGATTTCCGTCCTTATGATTTTGCCATTGGCGTATCTGCGGGTGTGTCCAATTTGGTTGGTTACTTATCTCAAGCGCCCAAACGCAGTTACAACGTGATTACTACGATGGCGACCGATAAAACCTTCTTCAACCCAGCTCGTTTTGCCAAGGGTGGTAACTTGGTAGACGTGAAGTGGTTATGGAATGAATCAAACCAACGCTACCCGCTTGATTGTGGTGAGATGTTTTCAAGTATCCCACTGATTGCCGCTGTGACTAATGTGGATACAGGCAGTGCCGATTACTATCACATTAAGCCAGAAAATCTTTCTAATGTGGTTGAAGCAACAACGGCTTTACCTATCGCTTACCGTGAAACTCCGTGCTTCTCTGGCGGTTGTTATACCGATGGTGGTGTTGCGGATTCGATTCCAGTTCGCGAAGCTTATCGCCGTGGCGCGCGCGATATTACCGTGATTCTTTCTCACCCACTTAGCTACCGAATGAAGCCGCAGAAGTATCAGTGGATGTTGAAAAAACTGTTAAAGAAATTCCCAAACATTGCGGAATCGATGGCGGTACGTGCTGAAAACTACAACCAATCTTTGGAGTTCATTCGTAATCCGCCAAAAGATGCGACCATCAAGGTGATTGCCCCACCGGAAACGTTCGCGGTTAAGCGACTGACTATGGATCAAAGCATCTTGGATACAGGTTATGAGATGGGTGTGAAGGCAGGGGAAGAGCATCTGGCGATTCGAAAAGGTACTTACGGATTAGACATCGAGGATTGCCACTTCTGCATCTAA
- a CDS encoding acyltransferase codes for MLDNLRMALNVLFVTINTAMTAFTVSFFGLIKLILPISVVQKSCTRLANFTFWCWASLNLWMLNVNNDIEWQVEGGEDISTKQWYLMMSNHLSWADIVILSSILKDKMPMTKFFLKHELLYVPFVGLACWGLDMPFMRRHSREFLLRNPERRNDDFDAINKACTKFKLAPTTLVNFVEGTRANHDKLATAKTPYRHLLKPKTGGVAFALSAMGPILDGIVDVTLAYPENQVSPFEDMLKGKMTKVVVRIKLHPMDENVNGNYFEDKAFKRRFHSWLNNTWKEKDAYLDTVYGVDTPSEVETIDEPDAAHKKQEQ; via the coding sequence ATGCTTGATAATCTTCGTATGGCCTTGAACGTGTTGTTCGTGACCATCAATACCGCAATGACTGCGTTTACCGTGAGCTTCTTTGGCCTCATCAAACTGATCCTGCCAATCTCTGTTGTGCAAAAGTCGTGTACTCGTTTAGCTAACTTCACATTCTGGTGTTGGGCTTCGCTCAATCTTTGGATGTTGAACGTGAATAATGACATCGAGTGGCAAGTGGAAGGCGGGGAAGATATCTCGACTAAACAGTGGTATTTGATGATGTCAAACCATCTGAGCTGGGCGGATATTGTGATTTTGTCTTCTATCTTGAAAGACAAGATGCCGATGACGAAGTTCTTCCTTAAGCATGAACTGCTGTATGTACCTTTTGTTGGCTTGGCCTGCTGGGGCTTGGATATGCCATTCATGCGACGTCACTCACGCGAGTTTTTGCTACGCAACCCAGAGCGTCGTAATGATGATTTCGATGCAATCAACAAAGCGTGTACTAAGTTCAAGCTAGCGCCGACAACATTAGTTAACTTTGTGGAAGGAACGCGTGCCAACCACGACAAACTGGCGACAGCGAAAACTCCATACCGACACCTATTGAAACCAAAAACCGGCGGTGTGGCGTTTGCTCTCTCTGCAATGGGGCCAATCTTAGATGGCATTGTGGATGTCACATTGGCTTACCCTGAAAACCAAGTCTCTCCGTTTGAAGATATGCTGAAAGGCAAAATGACCAAGGTGGTGGTGCGTATTAAATTGCACCCGATGGACGAGAACGTAAACGGTAATTACTTTGAAGATAAAGCGTTTAAACGTCGCTTCCACAGTTGGTTAAACAACACGTGGAAAGAGAAAGATGCTTATCTTGATACGGTTTACGGGGTTGATACGCCCTCTGAGGTTGAAACGATTGATGAGCCAGATGCGGCTCATAAGAAACAAGAGCAGTAA
- a CDS encoding 2-hydroxyacid dehydrogenase, which translates to MLNIAFFSSKSYDEKSFNLAKGELNAEFHFHDFRLTTTTAKMAHDNEVVCAFVNDDLSRDVLEILAQGGTKLIAMRCAGFDKVDLEAAKEFGLQVVRVPAYSPESVAEHTVGMMMCLNRKLHKAYQRTRDANFSLEGLVGFNFHGKTVGVIGSGKIGLATMRILKGLGMNILCYDPYPNPLAVELGAKYVELDELYQESDVISLHCPMSKENYHLLDATAFEKMKDGVMIVNTSRGELLDSTAAIEALKQSKIGALGLDVYDNEKELFFQDKSNDVIVDDVFRRLSACHNVLFTGHQAFLTKDALFNIANTTLTSVDAFFAGKTSGNELVQ; encoded by the coding sequence ATGCTCAACATTGCTTTTTTTAGCTCAAAATCATACGACGAAAAATCATTCAACCTAGCGAAAGGCGAACTCAACGCTGAGTTTCATTTCCATGATTTTCGCCTCACTACAACCACGGCAAAAATGGCGCACGACAATGAAGTGGTGTGTGCATTTGTAAACGACGACCTATCGCGAGACGTGCTAGAGATTCTTGCACAAGGCGGCACCAAACTGATTGCGATGCGCTGCGCGGGCTTTGATAAAGTCGACCTAGAAGCAGCCAAAGAGTTTGGCCTGCAAGTGGTTCGTGTTCCGGCTTATTCACCAGAATCGGTAGCAGAACACACAGTCGGCATGATGATGTGTTTGAACCGTAAGCTGCACAAGGCATACCAACGTACTCGTGATGCGAACTTCTCCCTTGAAGGCTTAGTAGGCTTTAACTTCCACGGTAAAACCGTGGGTGTAATCGGTTCAGGTAAGATTGGCTTAGCAACGATGCGTATTCTGAAAGGTTTGGGCATGAACATCCTATGCTACGACCCATACCCAAACCCATTAGCCGTTGAACTGGGTGCTAAATACGTGGAACTGGATGAGCTTTATCAAGAGTCTGACGTGATTTCTCTGCACTGCCCGATGAGTAAAGAGAACTACCATCTATTAGACGCGACTGCATTTGAGAAAATGAAAGATGGCGTGATGATCGTCAATACCAGCCGTGGTGAATTGCTAGATTCAACCGCAGCAATCGAAGCGCTTAAGCAGAGTAAGATTGGCGCGCTTGGCCTTGATGTGTATGACAATGAGAAAGAGCTGTTCTTCCAAGACAAATCTAACGATGTGATTGTCGATGACGTATTCCGTCGTCTATCTGCTTGTCACAATGTGCTGTTCACAGGTCACCAAGCTTTCTTGACCAAAGATGCTCTGTTCAACATTGCCAATACAACGCTAACCAGCGTTGACGCTTTCTTTGCAGGCAAAACCAGCGGCAACGAACTCGTTCAATAA
- a CDS encoding glycerate kinase, translated as MKIVIAPDSFKESLSAVSVAACIEKGFREIFPGADYVTLPLADGGEGTVDVLLQGLAGQKRTHQVEGPLGALVNAEWAMLEPSDRNPNKTALIEIAAASGLDLLMPEQRDPLVASSFGTGQLILEAIEQGAQTIILGLGGSATNDGGAGIVQALGGRLLDSTGQELSRGGAALAELASIDLTDLDSRCVDIELIVACDVDNPLCGENGASHIFGPQKGASPEQVVMLDKALANFAQIAEAQGCVSGDEPVHKHAGYGAAGGTPMGLDLLFNMQIKPGIEMVLDVLQADEVLKGADLVITGEGQMDNQTLQGKTPYGIAKRASLQGIPTIGIAGSLGTEVEALYGEMSSLFGTVRAPQTLEKVLQEADLNLTRTARNIAATLRLGHKISQN; from the coding sequence ATGAAAATTGTTATTGCACCAGACTCGTTTAAAGAATCTCTATCTGCTGTATCGGTGGCGGCGTGCATTGAAAAGGGCTTTCGTGAAATCTTCCCTGGCGCTGACTACGTGACTTTGCCTTTGGCTGATGGTGGCGAAGGCACAGTAGATGTATTGCTACAAGGTTTAGCAGGACAAAAGCGAACACATCAAGTGGAAGGGCCATTGGGCGCATTGGTTAATGCTGAATGGGCGATGCTTGAACCATCCGATCGCAATCCCAACAAAACGGCATTGATTGAAATTGCTGCCGCATCTGGTTTGGATTTGCTGATGCCAGAGCAGCGTGATCCTTTGGTAGCTTCGTCTTTTGGTACTGGGCAGTTGATTTTGGAAGCGATAGAGCAGGGTGCTCAAACCATCATTCTAGGGTTGGGTGGCAGTGCGACCAACGATGGTGGTGCCGGCATTGTACAAGCGTTAGGTGGACGCTTGTTAGATAGTACAGGACAAGAGCTTAGCCGAGGTGGTGCTGCGTTAGCGGAGTTAGCATCTATTGACCTTACTGATCTAGATTCACGCTGTGTTGATATCGAGTTAATCGTCGCGTGCGATGTCGATAATCCGCTGTGTGGTGAAAACGGTGCCAGCCATATATTCGGCCCACAAAAAGGGGCAAGCCCAGAACAAGTTGTGATGCTGGATAAAGCGCTTGCGAACTTTGCTCAAATTGCTGAAGCGCAAGGTTGTGTTAGTGGCGATGAACCCGTTCACAAGCACGCTGGTTATGGCGCGGCTGGTGGTACGCCGATGGGACTGGATTTGCTATTCAATATGCAGATTAAACCCGGCATTGAGATGGTACTTGATGTATTACAAGCTGATGAAGTGTTGAAAGGCGCAGACCTTGTGATTACCGGCGAAGGGCAGATGGACAACCAAACCTTGCAAGGAAAAACACCTTATGGCATTGCTAAACGTGCGAGCTTGCAAGGTATTCCGACTATAGGGATTGCCGGGTCATTAGGCACTGAAGTCGAAGCGCTTTACGGTGAAATGAGTAGTTTGTTCGGAACGGTAAGAGCGCCACAAACTTTAGAAAAAGTATTACAAGAGGCAGATCTTAACTTAACGAGAACGGCAAGAAATATCGCTGCGACTTTACGGTTAGGTCACAAAATATCGCAAAATTAG
- a CDS encoding catalase, whose amino-acid sequence MSKKLTTAAGCPVAHNQNVQTAGKRGPQLLQDVWFLEKLAHFDREVIPERRMHAKGSGAYGTFTVTHDITKYTKAKLFSEVGKKTDLFARFTTVAGERGAADAERDIRGFALKFYTEEGNWDMVGNNTPVFFLRDPLKFPDLNHAVKRDPRTNMRSAKNNWDFWTSLPEALHQITIVMSDRGIPATYRHMHGFGSHTFSFINADNERFWVKFHFKSQQGIKNLSDAEAAQVIGDDRESHQRDLLDSIDNQDFPKWTLKVQVMPEADAAKVPYNPFDLTKIWPHADYPLIEVGEFELNRNPQNFFAEVEQSAFNPANVVPGISFSPDKMLQGRLFAYGDAQRYRLGVNHQHIPVNAPRCPVHSYHRDGAMRVDGNFGSTLGYEPNNEGQWAEQPDFAEPALNLDGAAAHWDHREDEDYFSQPGDLFRLMTPEKQAILFDNTARNLGGVPKEIQLRHLRHCYKADPAYGEGIGKLLEIDVSEFKS is encoded by the coding sequence ATGAGTAAAAAACTAACTACAGCTGCGGGTTGTCCTGTTGCTCATAACCAGAATGTTCAAACTGCGGGCAAACGTGGCCCACAACTTCTTCAAGATGTTTGGTTTTTGGAGAAATTGGCCCACTTTGACCGCGAAGTGATTCCAGAGCGTCGTATGCACGCGAAAGGCTCAGGTGCTTATGGCACATTTACCGTTACACACGACATCACAAAGTACACCAAGGCAAAACTGTTCTCTGAAGTAGGCAAAAAAACCGACTTGTTTGCACGTTTTACGACAGTAGCGGGCGAGCGTGGCGCGGCTGATGCAGAACGTGATATTCGTGGTTTTGCATTGAAGTTCTATACCGAAGAAGGTAACTGGGACATGGTAGGTAACAACACGCCCGTGTTCTTCTTACGTGACCCGCTTAAATTCCCAGATCTAAACCATGCCGTGAAACGCGACCCCCGCACTAACATGCGCAGCGCGAAGAACAACTGGGATTTCTGGACCTCTCTACCTGAAGCGCTTCACCAAATCACCATCGTGATGAGTGATCGTGGTATCCCTGCGACTTACCGCCATATGCATGGTTTTGGTAGCCATACATTCAGCTTTATTAACGCAGATAACGAACGTTTCTGGGTTAAGTTCCACTTCAAATCTCAGCAAGGTATTAAGAACTTGTCTGATGCTGAAGCGGCACAAGTGATCGGCGATGACCGCGAAAGTCACCAACGTGATTTGCTAGACAGCATCGATAACCAAGACTTCCCTAAATGGACACTGAAAGTACAGGTGATGCCAGAAGCGGATGCGGCGAAAGTACCATACAACCCATTCGATCTAACTAAGATCTGGCCACACGCAGATTACCCATTGATTGAAGTGGGTGAGTTTGAATTGAACCGTAACCCACAAAACTTCTTCGCTGAAGTTGAGCAGTCTGCATTCAACCCTGCAAACGTGGTTCCGGGTATCAGCTTCTCACCAGACAAGATGCTGCAAGGTCGCCTGTTTGCTTACGGTGATGCGCAGCGCTACCGTTTGGGTGTTAACCATCAGCATATCCCAGTGAACGCACCTCGTTGTCCTGTACATAGCTACCACCGTGATGGTGCAATGCGTGTTGATGGTAACTTTGGTAGCACACTAGGCTATGAGCCAAACAATGAAGGCCAATGGGCAGAGCAACCAGACTTTGCAGAACCAGCATTGAACTTGGATGGTGCGGCAGCGCACTGGGATCACCGCGAAGATGAAGATTACTTCTCACAACCGGGTGACCTATTCCGTCTGATGACACCAGAAAAACAAGCGATTCTGTTTGATAACACAGCTCGCAACCTAGGCGGCGTGCCTAAAGAGATTCAACTGCGTCACCTAAGACACTGTTACAAAGCCGACCCTGCATACGGCGAAGGCATTGGTAAACTGCTTGAAATCGATGTAAGCGAATTTAAGTCGTAA